A region of Apus apus isolate bApuApu2 chromosome 14, bApuApu2.pri.cur, whole genome shotgun sequence DNA encodes the following proteins:
- the INTS1 gene encoding integrator complex subunit 1, giving the protein MNRPKAAAVRRPSAAPKPSAHPPPGDFIALGSKGQSGEAKAAAALLKPAPPGLPSERKRDAAALAGPSGLPGLSKRPKLSSTPPLSALGRLAEAAVAEKRAISPSIKEPSVIPIEVVPTVLLDEIEAAEAEGNDDRIEGVLCGAVKQLKMNRAKPDTTLYLSLMYLAKIKPNIFATEGVIEALCSLLRRDASINFKAKGNSLVSVLACNLLMAAYEEDENWPEIFVKVYIEDSLGERIWVDSPHCKTFVDNIQTAFNTKMPPKSMLLHGEVGRSGGDLSAGSSPHPSMTEEEDSQSELLIAEEKMSPEQEGQLMPRYEDLAESVEEYVLDMLRDQLNRRQPMDNVSRNLLRLLTATCGYKEVRQMAVQRLEMWLQNPKLTKPAQDLLMSVCMNCNTHSSEDMEVISNLIKIRLKPKVLLNHYMLCVRELLNAHRDNLGTTIKFVIFNELSNARNPNNMQILYTVLQHSSEQAPKYLAMVFQDLLTTKDDYLRASRALLREIIKQTKHEINFQAFCLGLMQERKEAQYAEMEFKERFVIHITDLLAVSMMLGITAQVKEAGIAWDKGEKKNLEVLRSFQNQIAAIQRDAVWWLHTVVPSISKLAPKDYVHCLHKVLFTEQPETYYKWDNWPPESDRNFFLRLCSEVPILEDTLMRILVIGLSRDLPLGPADAMELADHLVKRAAAVQADDVEVLRVERIQLIDAVLNLCTYHHPENIQLPPGYQPPNLAISTLYWKAWPLLLVVAAFNPENIGLAAWEEYPSLKMLMEMVMTNNYSYPQCTLTDEETRTEMINRELQISQREKQEILAFEGHLAAASTKQTITESSSLLLSQLTSLDPQGPPRRPPPHVLEQVKSLNQSLRLGHLLCRSRHPDFLLNIIQRQASSQSMPWLADLVQSSEGSLDVLPVQCLCEFLLHDAADESTSGEEEEEGESKEQRAKKRQRQQKQRQLLGRLQDLLLGPKADEQTTCEVLDYFLRRLSSSQVASRVLAMKGLSLVLSEGGLRDGEEKDHPMEEDSGDSELLQGYQWLLRDLPRLPLFDSVRATTALALQQAIHMETDPQTISAYLVYLSQHAPVEEQGQHNDLALDVARLIVERSTIMSHLFSKLSYCAESDAVLVALLSIFSRYIKRMRQSKEGEEVYSWSESQDQVFLRWTSGETATMHILVVHAMVILLTLGPPQAGDGDFYTLLDIWFPEKKPLPTAFLVDTSEEALLLPDWLKLRMIRSEVPRLVDAALQDLEPQQLLLFVQSFGIPVSSMSKLLQYLDQAVSHDPQTLEQNIMDKNYMAHLVEVQHERGATGGQTFHSLLTASLPARRDSAETARSKSSPESSQGQSRIRALSQVRVLGPEDDLAGIFLQLFPLNPDPRWQNSNLRPLALALQQALGQELARVRQGSAQVPGLTARLLQAVAALLNSPHSGALVMAMHRNHFISCPLMRQLHQYQRCAPQDTAFSSLFFKVLMQMLQWLENPAVEDGPLRAQLKAFAVQYSSKHRISDVRGGFLHLTEALTFHHDPDLISSTVRAIIATLKSGEKCNVEPELISKVLQGLIETHSPYLEELLTVLFSATVETTARFPAMNPIAVVSSLLLQDKEETPVKKELDSCSTEAAWLGPSSGLLNDWLEMLDPEVISSCPDLQQKLLFSWNKAGSQVPSFRPYLLALLTHQSSWTTLHQCIRLLLCRNREQRFDPTASLDFLWACIHIPRIWQGRDQRTPQKRREEFVLHLKASELISMVELILAEAETRQQNTEEASCTLIQSRLPLLLSCSHGDLESIKKVTEYLTGCIQQWGSSSVGKCCQDLLLQIYLQLPELLVPMPEMLLASEGAKDSSTCKLDALVHRFINLLADTSDSKSSESRVWDANMACRKLAVAHPILLLRHLPMIAALLHGRVHLNFQEFRQQNHLTFFIHVLGILELLQPQVFHNEHQAALWDCLLSFIRLLLNYRKSSRHLAAFISKFVQFIHKYITCNAQAAVSFLQKHSDPLHDLSSDNSDLAMLKSLLAGLSLPSKSGILERGSDEDKDDEAAAGSLPLVSVSLFTPLTPAEMAPYMKRLSRGQTVEDILEVLTDIDEMSRRRPEILSFFATNLQKLMSSSEESCRNLAFSLALRSIQNNPSIAADFLPTFMYCLGSRDFEVVQTALRNLPEYTLLCQEHAAVLLHRAFLVGMYGQIDTSSQISEALKVLHMEAMI; this is encoded by the exons ATGAACCGGCCGAAGGCGGCGGCCGTGCGGCGGCCCAGCGCCGCGCCCAAGCCCTCCG CGCACCCGCCCCCGGGAGACTTCATCGCGCTGGGCTCCAAGGGGCAGAGCGGCGAGGCCAAGGCCGCCGCGGCGCTGCTGAAGCCGGCGCCCCCCGGGCTGCCCTCCGAGCGCAAGCGGGACGCGGCCGCCTTGGCGGGCCCCTCGGGGCTGCCCGGCCTGAGCAAGCGGCCCAAGCTCTCGTCCACCCCGCCGCTCAGCGCCCTGGGGCGCCTGGCGGAGGCGGCGGTGGCGGAGAAGCGAGCCATCTCCCCGTCCATCAAGGAGCCGTCTGTCATCCCCATCGAAG TTGTGCCCACGGTGCTGCTGGATGAAATtgaggcagcagaggcagaaggcaACGACGACCGTATCGAGGGGGTGCTGTGTGGGGCTGTgaagcagctgaaaatgaaCAGAGCCAAACCTGACACCACACTGTACCTGAGCCTCATGTACCTGgcaaaaatcaaaccaaacatATTTGCCACTGAAGGAGTTATCGAG GCACTGTGCAGCCTACTCCGAAGAGATGCCTCCATCAACTTCAAAGCCAAAGGGAATAGTCTCGTGTCTGTCTTGGCCTGTAACCTTCTCATGGCAGCTTATGAAGAGGATGAGAACTGGCCAGAGATCTTTGTCAAG GTTTACATTGAAGACTCACTTGGGGAGCGGATCTGGGTGGACAGCCCTCACTGCAAGACCTTTGTGGATAACATCCAAACAGCTTTTAACACCAAGATGCCTCCTAAGAGCATGCTCTTGCATGGGGAAGTTGGACGTAGTGGAGGGGACCTTAGTGCTG GGAGTAGCCCACACCCTTCCATGACAGAGGAGGAGGACAGCCAGAGTGAGCTGCTAAttgcagaggagaaaatgaGCCCCGAGCAGGAGGGCCAGCTCATGCCCAG GTATGAAGACCTTGCAGAGAGTGTGGAGGAATATGTCCTGGACATGCTGCGAGACCAACTCAACCGGCGGCAGCCGATGGACAACGTCTCCAGGAACCTCCTCCGGCTGCTGACAGCCACCTGTGGCTACAAGGAGGTGCGGCAGATGGCTGTGCAGAGGCTGGAGATGTGGCTGCAGAACCCAAAG TTGACCAAGCCAGCTCAGGACCTGCTGATGTCAGTCTGTATGAACTGCAACACCCACAGCTCTGAGGACATGGAAGTTATCTCCAACCTGATCAAAATTCGTCTCAAGCCAAAAGTTCTCCTCAACCACTACATGCTGTGTGTCAG AGAACTGCTGAATGCACACAGGGATAACCTGGGCACCACAATTAAGTTTGTGATTTTCAACGAACTATCAAATGCAAGAAATCCCAACAACATGCAGATCTTGTACACTGTGCTTCAGCATAGCTCCGAGCAAGCTCCAAAG TACCTAGCAATGGTGTTCCAGGATCTTCTGACTACGAAGGATGATTACTTGCGGGCTTCTCGGGCTCTGCTACGAGAGATCATCAAACAGACAAAGCATGAGATCAACTTCCAGGCCTTCTGCCTGGGCCTCATGCAGGAACGGAAGGAAGCCCAGTATGCAGAAATGGAATTCAAG gagCGGTTTGTCATCCACATAACTGATCTGCTAGCTGTCTCCATGATGCTTGGTATCACAGCCCAGGTGAAGGAGGCTGGAATTGCTTGGgacaaaggagagaaaaaga ACCTGGAAGTGCTGCGCTCTTTCCAGAACCAAATTGCTGCTATCCAGCGGGATGCTGTCTGGTGGCTTCACACAGTGGTTCCATCTATCAGCAAGCTGGCTCCCAAGGACTATGTGCACTG CCTCCACAAGGTGCTCTTCACAGAACAGCCAGAAACCTACTACAAATGGGACAACTGGCCCCCTGAGAGCGACCGCAA CTTCTTCCTTCGCCTCTGCTCTGAGGTGCCCATCCTTGAGGACACCCTGATGCGGATCCTGGTGATCGGTTTGTCGCGAGACCTTCCTCTGGGCCCTGCAGATGCCATGGAGCTCGCTGACCACTTGGTGAAGCGGGCGGCGGCCGTGCAAGCAGATG aTGTTGAGGTCCTGAGGGTAGAAAGAATCCAGCTGATCGATGCGGTGTTGAATCTGTGCACTTATCACCATCCAGAGAACATCCAGCTGCCCCCAGG GTACCAGCCTCCAAATCTAGCTATTTCTACCCTCTACTGGAAAGCCTGGCCTCTCCTGCTTGTAGTGGCTGCATTCAATCCTGAAAACATTG gtCTGGCTGCGTGGGAGGAGTACCCCTCTCTAAAGATGCTCATGGAAATGGTCATGACCAA caatTATTCCTATCCTCAATGTACCCTGACGGATGAGGAGACGCGCACAGAGATGATTAATCGTGAACTTCAAATCtcccagagagaaaaacaggagaTTCTTGCATTTGAGGGTCATCTGGCTGCTGCATCCACAAAACAGACCAttacagagagcagcagcctcTTGCTGTCCCAGCTGACGAGTCTGGACCCTCA GGGCCCCCCACGCAGACCTCCACCCCATGTCCTGGAGCAGGTAAAAAGCCTGAATCAGTCTCTTCGCTTGGGCCACCTCTTGTGTCGCAGTCGTCATCCTGACTTCCTTCTCAACATCATTCAAAGACAG GCCTCATCACAGTCAATGCCTTGGCTGGCAGATCTGGTTCAGTCCAGCGAGGGCTCCTTGGATGTCCTACCTGTGCAGTGCCTTTGTGAGTTCCTGCTTCATGATGCTGCTGATGAATCCACCTCAggtgaagaagaggaggagggtgagAGTAAGGAGCAGCGTGCCAAGAAACGCCAA AGACAACAGAAACAAAGGCAGTTGCTTGGACGATTGCAAGACCTGCTGTTGGGTCCCAAAGCAGATGAACAGACAACCTGTGAGGTGCTTGACTATTTCCTACGACGCCTGAGTTCCTCCCAAGTGGCCTCACGAGTCTTGGCCATgaag GGCCTGTCCTTGGTGCTGTCAGAAGGGGGGCTGCGtgatggagaggagaaagatCACCCCATGGAAGAAGACTCTGGTGattctgagctgctgcagggataCCAGTGGCTGCTGAGAGACCTCCCCAGGCTGCCACTGTTTGACAGTGTGAGAGCAACAACAGCCCTGGCCTTGCAGCAG GCCATCCACATGGAGACAGATCCCCAGACCATCAGTGCTTACCTGGTGTACCTCTCCCAGCACGCCCCagtggaggagcagggacagcacaATGACCTCGCTCTG GATGTGGCCCGACTCATAGTGGAACGCTCTACCATCATGTCtcacctcttctccaagctctcCTACTGTGCTGAGTCAGATGCTGTGCTCGTGGCtcttctttccatcttttcccGCTACATCAAACGCATGCGCCAGAGCAAGGAGGGCGAGGAGGTGTACAGCTGG TCAGAGTCCCAGGATCAGGTGTTCCTTCGTTGGACTAGTGGGGAAACAGCCACCATGCACATCCTTGTGGTTCATGCCATGGTTATTCTCCTGACATTAGGACCACCTCAAG CAGGGGATGGCGATTTTTATACCCTGCTGGATATCTGGTTCCCAGAGAAAAAGCCCCTTCCTACTGCTTTTCTGGTTGACACCTCCGAggaggctctgctgctccccgACTGGCTAAAGCTGCGCATGATCCGCTCTGAGGTCCCACGTCTTGTGGATGCAG CCTTACAGGACCtggagccacagcagctgcttctctttgTTCAGTCCTTTGGAATCCCAGTTTCCAGCATGAGCAAACTTCTGCAGTACCTGGACCAGGCAGTGTCTCATGACCCACAGACACTGGAGCAGAACATCATGGACAAGA ACTACATGGCTCACCTTGTGGAGGTTCAACATGAGAGAGGAGCAACAGGAGGCCAGACTTTCCACTCCCTGCTCACTGCATCCTTACCGGCTCGCCGAG ACAGTGCTGAGACTGCAAGGTCAAAATCTAGTCCTGAGAGCTCTCAAGGCCAGAGCCGAATCCGGGCCTTAAGCCAAGTCCGAGTTCTGGGCCCAGAAGATGATCTAGCAGGCATCTTTCTGCAG CTTTTCCCACTAAACCCAGACCCGCGATGGCAGAACTCCAACCTGCGCCCGCTCGCCCTGGCGCTGCAGCAggccctggggcaggagctggcgCGCGTCCGGCAGGGGAGCGCGCAGGTGCCCGGGCTCACGGCAcggctgctgcaggcagtggcTGCCCTGCTGAACTCGCCCCACAGCGGGGCCTTGGTGATGGCAATGCATCGGAACCACTTCATCTCCTGCCCACTGATGCGCCAGCTCCACCAGTATCAG CGCTGCGCGCCACAGGACACTGCCTTCTCCTCGCTCTTCTTCAAAGTCCTCATGCAGATGCTGCAGTGGCTGGAGAACCCTGCAGTGGAAGATGGTCCTCTGCGTGCTCAGCTGAAGGCCTTTGCTGTGCAGTACTCCTcaaagcacaggatcagtgaTG TTCGAGGTGGTTTCCTGCACCTCACAGAAGCTCTGACTTTCCATCATGACCCTGACTTGATCAGCTCCACAGTCCGTGCCATCATTGCAACCCTGAAGTCAGGAGAGAAGTGTAACGTGGAGCCAGAGCTCATCAGCAAAG TCCTTCAAGGTCTGATTGAAACTCACTCTCCATACTTGGAGGAACTCCTGACTGTCCTCTTCTCAGCTACTGTTGAGACCACTGCCAGGTTTCCTGCCATGAATCCCATTGCTGTGGTGAGCTCCTTGTTGCTCCAGGACAAAGAAGAAACACCAGTGAAGAAGGAGCTGGACAGTTGCAG TACTGAAGCTGCTTGGCTAGGGCCCTCCTCTGGCCTTCTTAATGACTGGCTGGAGATGCTGGATCCAGAGGTGATCAGCAGCTGCCCTGATCTCCAGCAGAAGCTATTGTTCTCCTGGAACAAA GCAGGTTCTCAGGTGCCCTCCTTCCGCCCGTATCTCTTGGCTCTTCTCACTCACCAGTCCAGCTGGACCACGCTGCACCAGTGcatcaggctgctgctgtgcagaaacaGGGAGCAAAG GTTTGACCCAACTGCATCCTTGGATTTCCTGTGGGCCTGTATTCACATTCCTCGGATCTGGCAGGGAAGGGACCAAAGAACTCCTCAG AAGCGCCGTGAGGAATTTGTGCTCCACCTGAAGGCATCAGAATTGATCAGCATGGTGGAGCTGATTCTGGCTGAAGCAGAAACCAGGCAGCAGAACACAGAGGAGGCCTCCTGCACACTCATCCAGTCTCGACTGCCTTTGTTGCTCAGTTGTTCTCACGGGGACCTTGAAAGCATCAAGAAAGTAACAGAGTATCTGACTGGCTGCATCCAGCAGTGGGGAAGCAG ctctgtggGAAAATGCTGCCAGGACCTTCTGCTTCAGATATAcctacaactacctgagctCCTTGTGCCTATGCCTGAGATGCTTCTTGCCAGTGAAGGAGCCAAAGACAGCAGCACTTGCAAG CTCGATGCCCTGGTTCACAGATTCATTAACCTCCTTGCAGACACCAGTGACTCCAAGTCATCAGAAAGCCGTGTGTGGGATGCCAATATGGCCTGTAGGAAGCTGGCTGTGGCTCATCCCATCCTGCTTCTTAG GCACTTGCCGATGATCGCAGCACTGCTGCACGGCCGTGTTCACCTCAATTTCCAGGAGTTCAGGCAGCAGAATCACTTGACCTTCTTCATCCACGTCCTGGGgatcctggagctgctccagccgcAGGTCTTCCACAACGAGCACCAGGCGGCACTATGGGACTGTCTCCTGTCCTTCATCCGTCTGCTGCTG AACTACAGGAAGTCCTCACGGCACCTGGCTGCCTTCATCAGCAAGTTTGTCCAGTTTATCCACAAGTACATCACATGCAATGCCCAGGCTGCTGTCTCCTTCTTGCAGAAGCACTCAGATCCACTCCA TGACTTGTCATCTGACAACAGTGACCTAGCAATGCTGAAGtccctcctggctgggctgAGTCTGCCAAGTAAAAGTGGCATCTTGGAGAGGGGCTCTGATGAAGATAAGGATG atgaagcagcagctggctctCTGCCCCTGGTCAGTGTGTCTCTCTTCACTCCTCTCACTCCAGCTGAGATGGCCCCATATATGAAGAGGCTCTCCAGAGGCCAAACAGTTGAGG